One genomic window of Desulfuromonas sp. AOP6 includes the following:
- a CDS encoding phenylacetate--CoA ligase, with amino-acid sequence MIWNDEFETLPKEAIESLQLKRLKQTIERVYATVPFYRNSFKEANVTPESIKSLDDLRRLPFTLKSDMRDNYPYGLFAVPLDQIVRIHASSGTTGKPTVVGYTRRDIKMWAELMARSFVAAGAHRGDVIHNAYGYGLFTGGLGAHYGAEKLGASVIPMSGGNTRKQIMIMQDFGSTVLTCTPSYSLYLAEAAAEEGVNIQDLKLRVGIFGAEPWTEEMRREIEAKLNIKAIDIYGLSEILGPGVAIECHEAQHGLHIWEDHFIPEIINPDTGEVLPDGELGELVITTITKEGIPMIRYRTRDITRLIAEPCICGRTHRRIARMSGRTDDMLIIRGVNVFPSQIESVLVSIEGVEPHYQLIVEREENLDTLEIQVEVNEQTFSDEIKVLQDLSSRIRHEIKDLLGITCKVRLVEPKTIARSEGKAKRVVDRRKESQ; translated from the coding sequence ATGATATGGAATGATGAATTTGAAACTCTTCCGAAAGAAGCGATCGAATCGCTTCAGCTCAAGCGTCTCAAACAGACGATTGAACGGGTTTATGCCACAGTTCCCTTCTATCGCAACAGCTTTAAAGAGGCCAACGTAACCCCTGAAAGCATCAAGTCGCTGGACGATTTACGGCGATTGCCTTTTACCCTGAAAAGCGATATGAGGGACAACTACCCCTACGGTCTTTTTGCTGTCCCTCTGGACCAGATCGTTCGGATTCATGCCTCTTCAGGCACGACAGGCAAACCCACAGTGGTGGGCTATACTCGGCGAGACATCAAGATGTGGGCCGAATTGATGGCTCGCTCCTTTGTGGCCGCCGGCGCTCATCGCGGAGATGTCATCCATAACGCTTACGGATATGGACTTTTTACCGGTGGCTTAGGGGCGCACTACGGTGCAGAAAAACTGGGAGCCTCGGTTATTCCCATGTCCGGAGGCAATACCCGCAAACAGATCATGATCATGCAGGATTTCGGTTCAACGGTACTGACCTGCACACCATCCTACAGTCTCTATCTGGCTGAAGCGGCGGCCGAGGAAGGTGTCAATATCCAGGATCTCAAGCTCAGGGTCGGGATCTTCGGGGCCGAACCCTGGACGGAGGAGATGCGTAGAGAGATTGAAGCCAAGCTCAACATCAAGGCGATCGACATCTACGGGCTGTCTGAAATACTGGGTCCGGGAGTTGCCATCGAGTGTCATGAGGCACAGCACGGTCTGCATATCTGGGAAGATCACTTCATTCCAGAAATCATCAATCCCGACACCGGTGAGGTGCTTCCCGACGGGGAACTTGGCGAGTTGGTCATTACGACGATCACCAAGGAGGGGATACCGATGATCCGCTATCGCACCCGTGACATCACCAGGCTGATTGCCGAGCCCTGTATTTGCGGTCGCACTCACAGACGTATTGCCCGCATGAGTGGACGTACCGATGACATGCTGATTATTCGTGGCGTCAATGTCTTCCCCTCGCAGATCGAAAGCGTCCTTGTCAGCATTGAAGGGGTTGAGCCCCACTATCAACTTATTGTGGAGCGGGAAGAAAACCTCGATACCCTGGAGATCCAGGTTGAGGTCAATGAACAAACCTTCTCCGACGAGATCAAAGTTCTTCAGGACCTTTCGAGCCGCATTCGTCATGAAATCAAGGATTTGCTTGGGATTACCTGCAAAGTCCGCCTGGTCGAGCCCAAAACAATTGCTCGCAGCGAGGGGAAGGCCAAACGCGTAGTCGATCGTCGTAAAGAGAGTCAGTGA
- a CDS encoding indolepyruvate oxidoreductase subunit beta, with translation MTNKVTNILLVGVGGQGTLLASEVLSEVLMMAGYDVKKAEVHGMAQRGGSVVSHVRFGEKVYSEIIPEGEADILFGFELLESYRYLPLLRKEGRAIVNDLKILPPAVALGQESYPKDIPEKIMRAFPKSNVVQGLALALKSGNARTVNTVLLGALSNSLDIKEDMWKEAIRKLVPERFVNENLQAFELGRTA, from the coding sequence ATGACAAATAAAGTGACCAATATTCTACTTGTCGGTGTGGGGGGGCAGGGAACTCTCCTCGCCAGTGAAGTGCTGTCCGAAGTCCTGATGATGGCCGGCTACGATGTCAAGAAAGCCGAGGTTCACGGCATGGCTCAGCGAGGCGGCAGCGTGGTCAGCCATGTCCGTTTTGGTGAAAAAGTCTATTCTGAAATCATACCGGAAGGGGAGGCTGATATACTTTTCGGCTTCGAATTGCTGGAGTCCTATCGCTACCTTCCCTTGCTGCGCAAAGAAGGTCGGGCTATTGTGAACGACCTGAAAATTTTACCGCCGGCTGTCGCCCTCGGCCAGGAATCTTATCCAAAAGACATTCCGGAAAAAATCATGCGTGCATTTCCTAAATCAAACGTCGTGCAAGGACTTGCGTTGGCTCTCAAATCAGGAAATGCCAGGACTGTTAACACAGTCCTTCTCGGGGCTTTGTCCAATTCCTTGGATATCAAGGAAGACATGTGGAAAGAGGCCATCAGGAAGCTGGTGCCCGAACGTTTCGTCAATGAAAACCTCCAGGCGTTCGAGCTTGGAAGAACTGCTTAA
- the iorA gene encoding indolepyruvate ferredoxin oxidoreductase subunit alpha, translating to MEKAILSGNEAIARGAFEAGVKVASAYPGTPSTEILENIIQYKGIDASWAPNEKVALEVGIGACFGGARSLVTMKHVGVNVAADPLFTLTYTGVRGGLVLVTADDPEMHSSQNEQDNRNYAKFAKIPMFEPSDSQEALTYTRLAFEVSEKFDTPVFLRTTTRISHSKSIVELGEPVSETPEIGLVKDPPKFVMLPGNARRRHPIIEQRLLDMEEWASDQPFNRMEEGSKDVGVITAGVSYQYAKEVLPDASILKLGMVYPLPKRLIREFAARFKTLYVIEELDPFLEEQLLAMGIQVKGKELFPICGELTPGRVKKGLTGKEAEVAFQHDEALPNRPPNMCPGCPHRGVFLALNRLKAFVSGDIGCYTLGFMPPLSAMDTCVCMGASIGNATGLCKALSPEDRKKVVAVIGDSTFLHTGVNGLIDMVYNQSQGTVIILDNRITGMTGRQENPSSGYTLMGEPAPEVNLEQLCLSIGVRHVKVVDPYDLELTRATIREEMERPEPSIIITRRPCMLMKRDVVKRKPPLVVDIHKCTACKACLKLGCPAIIWDDSAGEKGKAHVDPLICVGCGVCEQVCKFGAFGVSDDK from the coding sequence ATGGAAAAAGCCATTCTGTCAGGAAATGAAGCAATTGCTCGCGGCGCTTTTGAAGCCGGGGTGAAGGTGGCCTCGGCTTATCCAGGCACGCCGAGCACGGAGATTCTCGAAAATATCATTCAATACAAAGGGATCGATGCCTCCTGGGCTCCCAACGAAAAGGTCGCCCTTGAAGTAGGGATCGGGGCCTGTTTTGGTGGTGCCAGATCCCTGGTCACCATGAAACATGTCGGTGTGAATGTGGCTGCCGATCCCCTGTTTACCCTGACTTATACTGGAGTCAGGGGCGGGCTTGTTCTGGTTACCGCCGATGATCCAGAGATGCACTCGTCTCAAAATGAGCAGGATAACCGCAATTATGCTAAATTTGCCAAAATCCCTATGTTTGAGCCGAGCGACAGTCAAGAGGCGCTCACCTACACCCGTCTTGCCTTTGAGGTAAGTGAAAAATTTGATACACCTGTGTTCCTGCGCACCACCACCCGTATTTCCCACTCGAAATCCATTGTGGAGTTGGGCGAGCCCGTATCTGAAACTCCTGAGATCGGACTGGTCAAAGATCCTCCCAAGTTTGTCATGTTGCCTGGCAACGCCAGACGTCGCCACCCCATTATCGAACAGCGATTGCTCGACATGGAGGAGTGGGCCAGTGACCAGCCCTTTAATCGCATGGAGGAGGGCTCCAAGGACGTTGGGGTTATTACGGCGGGAGTTTCCTATCAATACGCCAAAGAAGTTCTTCCCGATGCCAGCATTCTTAAGCTTGGCATGGTTTACCCGCTGCCCAAACGCCTGATTCGCGAGTTCGCGGCGCGCTTCAAGACTCTTTACGTTATTGAAGAACTTGATCCCTTCCTGGAAGAGCAGTTGCTCGCAATGGGCATCCAGGTCAAGGGCAAGGAGCTTTTCCCGATCTGTGGTGAACTGACTCCTGGTCGAGTAAAGAAGGGGCTTACGGGTAAGGAGGCAGAGGTTGCCTTTCAACACGACGAAGCTTTGCCGAATCGCCCGCCCAACATGTGCCCCGGTTGCCCTCATCGTGGCGTGTTCCTTGCTCTTAATCGCCTTAAAGCCTTTGTGAGTGGCGACATTGGTTGTTACACTCTCGGCTTTATGCCGCCTTTGTCCGCCATGGATACCTGTGTCTGCATGGGAGCGAGTATTGGTAACGCGACCGGGCTTTGCAAGGCCCTGAGTCCTGAGGATCGGAAAAAAGTCGTCGCTGTTATCGGGGATTCCACCTTTTTACACACGGGTGTCAACGGTCTGATTGACATGGTTTACAATCAGTCGCAAGGGACCGTCATCATTCTGGACAACCGTATAACCGGCATGACCGGTCGGCAGGAAAATCCTTCATCGGGCTATACGCTGATGGGAGAACCAGCCCCGGAAGTCAATCTTGAACAACTTTGCCTGTCAATAGGTGTCCGTCATGTCAAGGTGGTAGACCCCTATGATCTCGAGCTGACTCGGGCCACCATTCGTGAAGAGATGGAGAGGCCTGAGCCTTCCATAATCATCACGCGCCGCCCCTGCATGCTCATGAAACGGGATGTGGTTAAGCGCAAGCCCCCGCTGGTTGTTGACATTCATAAGTGTACGGCCTGTAAAGCCTGCCTGAAGTTGGGGTGCCCGGCCATCATCTGGGACGATTCTGCCGGCGAAAAAGGCAAAGCCCATGTCGATCCTCTGATCTGCGTGGGATGTGGTGTCTGTGAACAGGTGTGCAAGTTTGGAGCTTTTGGAGTAAGCGATGACAAATAA
- a CDS encoding Ppx/GppA phosphatase family protein, producing the protein MSPELSSVRGDLIASIDIGSNTVRLLIASGQQGTIHPIYYFRKITRLAGGLADDTGLAPDAMRRTLSALLEIKEILLQYGIENPRAVGTEALRKASNARDFVQEVGRCTDLHLDIIDGVTEARLSCLGVLSVINPVPDTCMIFDIGGGSTEFIIWDNRQIRFQASYPLGVVRLCEAGHCSEKQADIIKGTLTLLKEDLLDAGLFAKVLHSKTPIIGTAGTVTTLAAIDLKMKNYDRQKINNHKLLYGTLEQILERLVRLDPVTRERMPGMEKGRGDLIVPGLRSVLALMVLLQKRSLVVSDAGLLEGVILDLLDRRGS; encoded by the coding sequence ATGTCTCCAGAGCTATCATCGGTCAGAGGTGATCTGATCGCCTCTATTGACATAGGAAGCAATACGGTTCGCCTGCTGATAGCTTCAGGGCAACAGGGAACTATTCACCCCATTTATTACTTTCGCAAAATCACCCGTTTGGCTGGTGGGCTTGCTGATGATACGGGACTGGCGCCGGATGCGATGCGGAGGACTCTTTCGGCGCTTCTGGAAATCAAGGAGATTCTTCTTCAATATGGCATTGAGAACCCTCGTGCGGTTGGTACAGAGGCCCTTCGCAAGGCTAGCAATGCTCGTGACTTTGTCCAGGAAGTTGGCCGTTGCACCGATTTGCACCTGGACATAATTGATGGTGTCACTGAGGCGCGCCTCAGTTGTCTCGGTGTTCTTTCCGTGATCAATCCCGTCCCTGATACATGCATGATTTTCGATATTGGGGGAGGCAGCACTGAGTTTATCATATGGGACAATCGACAGATCAGGTTTCAGGCCAGCTATCCTCTTGGCGTTGTGCGCTTATGCGAAGCCGGGCACTGCTCTGAAAAACAGGCAGACATAATCAAGGGGACTCTTACTCTGCTGAAGGAGGATCTTCTTGACGCGGGTTTGTTTGCCAAGGTTCTGCATTCAAAGACTCCAATTATTGGGACGGCTGGTACCGTGACGACACTTGCCGCCATAGACCTGAAGATGAAAAACTATGATCGTCAAAAAATAAATAATCATAAACTGTTGTACGGGACCCTGGAGCAAATACTGGAGAGACTTGTAAGACTTGATCCCGTTACTCGCGAGAGGATGCCCGGAATGGAAAAGGGGAGGGGAGATCTGATTGTACCGGGATTGCGATCGGTTCTCGCCCTTATGGTCCTGCTTCAAAAGAGATCACTTGTGGTAAGTGATGCCGGTCTGCTCGAAGGCGTCATCCTTGATCTTCTGGACAGACGAGGCTCCTGA
- a CDS encoding Na/Pi cotransporter family protein: MLDILLNQTLIFGLFGGLGLFLFGMKIMSEGLQKVAGDKMRKILSALTANRFISTLVGLSVTAIIQSSSATTVMVVGFVNAGLMSLYQAIGVVLGANIGTTITAQLIAFKITAYALPAIGAGAALKLFSKNKKWVYTGEILLGFGILFFGLATMKEAFDPVKTSTEFRDMFLLVGDHYLLGVLIGAVLTIIVQSSTATLGITLALATSGIISFEASVVLILGENIGTTITANLAAIGTNLAARRTALAHFLFNLIGVAYMVAFLPIFMNFVEMITPGTADFVVETQKQAVNYGVSVGDKPFIARHIANTHTLFNIINTLIFLPMIGILAKLSTLLIRGKEIEMEYHLKYIDNRVLNTPPIALGQARAETRRMAQMTVEMLEETIEFLADNNDKRIPALDKKEEAVDLLQREITDFLVALSQQSISQESSKDIASLMHMVNDLERVGDHCENLWRLGLRRKGEKAPFSEIATAEIQEMGEKCKAFLSFTVQALERQDKTIKEKASFMEDEIDQLEETFRNNHIARLNTSECAVDPGLIFVDMLHNFEKIGDHTFNVSRAIIGQR; the protein is encoded by the coding sequence ATGTTGGATATCCTGCTTAATCAGACGTTGATTTTTGGTTTGTTCGGCGGCCTGGGCCTCTTTCTGTTCGGCATGAAAATCATGTCTGAAGGACTGCAGAAAGTTGCCGGCGATAAAATGCGAAAAATTCTTTCCGCCCTGACAGCGAACCGCTTTATCAGCACGCTCGTTGGCCTTTCTGTTACCGCCATCATTCAATCTTCCAGTGCCACTACCGTCATGGTGGTGGGTTTTGTCAATGCGGGACTGATGTCTCTCTATCAGGCCATCGGCGTTGTCCTGGGTGCCAATATCGGCACCACCATCACAGCGCAGTTGATCGCTTTTAAAATCACCGCTTATGCCCTCCCTGCCATTGGAGCCGGGGCGGCCTTGAAGCTCTTTTCAAAAAACAAGAAGTGGGTTTATACCGGCGAAATACTTCTGGGCTTTGGTATTCTTTTTTTCGGTCTGGCCACCATGAAAGAGGCATTTGATCCGGTGAAGACCAGCACTGAATTTCGAGATATGTTTCTTCTGGTGGGGGATCATTATCTGTTGGGTGTGCTCATCGGGGCTGTGCTGACAATCATCGTCCAAAGCAGTACGGCCACCCTGGGGATTACCCTGGCCCTCGCGACAAGTGGTATCATTTCTTTCGAGGCCAGTGTTGTCCTGATTCTCGGCGAAAACATCGGAACCACGATTACGGCCAATCTCGCGGCTATCGGCACCAACCTCGCTGCCAGGCGGACGGCCTTGGCCCACTTCCTGTTCAATCTGATCGGTGTGGCCTACATGGTTGCATTTTTGCCGATTTTTATGAACTTTGTCGAAATGATTACCCCCGGCACTGCCGATTTTGTCGTCGAAACGCAAAAACAGGCTGTCAATTATGGCGTTTCTGTGGGCGACAAGCCTTTTATAGCCAGGCATATCGCCAACACCCATACCCTGTTCAACATCATCAACACCCTGATCTTTCTTCCCATGATCGGCATTCTGGCCAAGTTGTCTACCTTGCTGATCAGGGGGAAGGAGATCGAGATGGAATATCATCTCAAGTACATCGACAACCGGGTTCTGAATACGCCGCCGATTGCTCTGGGGCAAGCCCGCGCCGAAACCCGCCGCATGGCCCAGATGACGGTGGAGATGCTGGAAGAGACTATTGAGTTTTTAGCTGACAATAACGATAAAAGAATTCCCGCTCTGGATAAAAAAGAAGAGGCAGTCGATCTGTTACAGAGAGAAATCACGGACTTTCTTGTCGCCTTATCACAACAGTCGATTTCCCAGGAAAGCTCCAAAGACATTGCCTCGCTGATGCACATGGTCAATGACTTGGAAAGGGTCGGAGACCACTGCGAAAACCTGTGGCGACTGGGTTTACGACGAAAGGGAGAGAAAGCGCCATTCTCTGAAATTGCCACCGCCGAAATCCAGGAGATGGGGGAAAAGTGCAAGGCTTTTCTTTCCTTCACGGTGCAGGCCCTTGAGCGTCAGGATAAAACCATCAAGGAAAAAGCTTCTTTCATGGAAGATGAAATCGACCAGCTTGAAGAAACTTTTCGCAATAACCACATTGCGCGGCTTAACACCAGCGAATGTGCAGTAGATCCTGGTCTTATCTTTGTTGATATGCTTCACAACTTTGAAAAAATAGGGGATCACACGTTCAATGTCTCCAGAGCTATCATCGGTCAGAGGTGA
- a CDS encoding HU family DNA-binding protein encodes MNKSELVEALAGEKNLTYKKSEEIVNIIFDSMAQELADGGRIEIRGFGSFVVKDYKAYTGRNPKTGEIIQVKPKRLPFFKVGKELRERVDK; translated from the coding sequence ATGAACAAGTCGGAATTGGTGGAAGCACTGGCCGGTGAAAAGAATCTCACCTACAAAAAATCAGAAGAAATCGTCAATATCATCTTTGATTCCATGGCTCAGGAATTAGCTGATGGAGGAAGAATCGAGATTCGTGGTTTTGGCAGTTTCGTTGTCAAGGACTACAAGGCCTACACCGGACGCAATCCTAAAACAGGAGAAATCATTCAGGTTAAACCCAAGCGGCTCCCCTTTTTCAAGGTGGGTAAGGAGTTGCGAGAACGCGTAGACAAATAA
- a CDS encoding tetratricopeptide repeat protein, producing the protein MSFFSRLFKSDPVDTLKKAFHQKQYAEVLSRAQAFDLDELEESLRQEVETMMATAGDALAGINFEEGEAFLRAGDRERAADHFVLASAQVKSELLREKIQEGLKSTRIETSSATLSAPGLSSSCVGSCCPPATSGGAPDDSELPPEEEFELILAGYPMEWAEKYIDMVPPFFDGFLHSHRGDSDKALTLFQQVAVDSRTAIFFFERGSTYGRLGETEKALADLRRCLELEPQSLMALETLIHLEKSANQVDQAERRLQGLLKNGFDLAFCHGHLALIHAAKQSLDRALEHGVEAVRAGSKEPEVIFLTASLLESRDRLEEAEILLGKLQGGGCGGVNIPLAEFWLRHGKNSDKALESFKKASAHEPQNLKWAFRMAEAYLAKGWKREGEAILNKLLQSGDLDSQLVEKGRLYLSRGEQNSEK; encoded by the coding sequence ATGAGTTTCTTTTCCCGTCTTTTCAAGTCCGATCCCGTCGATACGCTTAAAAAAGCCTTTCATCAAAAACAGTATGCTGAGGTTTTGTCTCGTGCCCAGGCTTTTGATTTAGATGAGCTGGAGGAATCTTTGCGGCAGGAAGTCGAGACGATGATGGCTACAGCCGGTGATGCTTTGGCTGGCATCAATTTCGAAGAAGGGGAAGCCTTTTTGCGAGCTGGCGACAGGGAGCGCGCTGCCGACCATTTCGTGCTGGCTTCCGCCCAGGTGAAAAGCGAATTGTTACGCGAAAAAATACAAGAGGGCCTCAAGTCCACGCGCATAGAAACTTCCTCAGCGACTCTTTCTGCCCCCGGACTTTCTAGCAGTTGTGTTGGTAGCTGTTGTCCTCCTGCCACCAGTGGAGGCGCGCCTGACGATAGCGAGTTGCCCCCCGAGGAAGAATTTGAACTCATCCTGGCAGGCTACCCCATGGAATGGGCGGAAAAGTATATCGATATGGTTCCTCCTTTCTTTGACGGTTTTCTCCATTCTCATCGTGGCGATAGCGATAAAGCCCTCACCCTCTTTCAGCAAGTTGCTGTCGATTCCCGAACCGCCATCTTCTTTTTTGAACGGGGATCCACATACGGACGTCTGGGCGAGACAGAAAAAGCCCTTGCCGATTTACGCCGATGTCTTGAGTTGGAACCCCAAAGCCTTATGGCTCTTGAAACCCTGATCCATCTTGAAAAGTCAGCTAATCAGGTCGATCAGGCTGAACGGCGGCTGCAGGGGCTACTTAAAAACGGGTTTGACCTTGCTTTTTGTCATGGCCATCTGGCTCTCATCCATGCCGCCAAGCAAAGCCTAGACAGGGCCCTGGAACATGGCGTCGAGGCTGTTCGAGCCGGCTCGAAAGAACCCGAAGTCATTTTCCTGACAGCCTCACTATTGGAAAGCCGTGACAGGTTGGAGGAAGCTGAAATACTCTTGGGAAAACTTCAGGGTGGTGGCTGTGGCGGGGTCAATATCCCTTTGGCTGAGTTTTGGTTGCGCCACGGCAAAAACAGTGATAAGGCACTGGAATCTTTCAAGAAAGCCTCCGCTCACGAGCCTCAGAATCTGAAGTGGGCCTTCCGCATGGCTGAAGCCTACCTGGCCAAAGGCTGGAAAAGGGAAGGGGAAGCCATCCTGAATAAGCTTCTTCAGTCTGGAGATCTTGATTCCCAGCTGGTGGAAAAAGGGCGGCTATACCTTTCAAGGGGGGAACAAAACTCCGAGAAGTAG
- a CDS encoding XRE family transcriptional regulator, producing the protein MKVKKILGKKLKAIRLKNDMTIQELADRSSVSSNMISRVERGLTIPSVEILMKLAGVFNKSINYFVEEVTTTHEMVFSSPGNRDKTVYDDEFNMHTESFTSGLRDPQFSSFFCTVKKGGSSGRKNMYHPGDELIYVLEGSLLVDIAGDKYTLHAGDSLSFKSHLPHRWDNIGEKDAKVIWTLSPFTTI; encoded by the coding sequence ATGAAGGTAAAAAAAATACTCGGTAAAAAACTCAAGGCAATTCGGTTAAAAAACGACATGACCATACAGGAATTGGCAGACAGATCATCCGTTTCATCCAACATGATTTCCCGTGTTGAAAGGGGCCTGACGATCCCCTCCGTTGAAATCCTAATGAAGCTGGCCGGGGTTTTTAATAAAAGTATCAATTATTTTGTTGAAGAAGTTACCACCACGCATGAAATGGTTTTTTCATCACCTGGCAATCGGGACAAAACCGTCTATGACGATGAGTTCAACATGCATACCGAGTCTTTTACCTCTGGGCTTAGAGATCCTCAGTTTTCTTCCTTTTTCTGCACGGTAAAAAAGGGAGGGTCGAGTGGCCGCAAGAATATGTACCATCCTGGCGATGAGCTTATTTATGTGCTGGAGGGGAGCTTGCTGGTCGATATCGCCGGGGATAAATACACCCTGCATGCCGGGGACAGCCTTTCTTTTAAGTCGCATTTGCCTCATCGATGGGATAATATTGGCGAAAAAGATGCCAAGGTTATCTGGACCCTTTCGCCCTTCACTACTATCTGA
- a CDS encoding helix-turn-helix domain-containing protein, which produces MVKKIIGKKLKDTRLKNDMTIQDLAERSRVSSNMISRIERGLTIPSVEILMRLANAFGMSISYFVEEAEKGSTQVFTPKGKGEPIFFFEDKHQITSLTQGIRDPSFTVFYDTIEEGCSSGEGGMVHTGEEFAQVVEGSLEFVIDGNRYVLNEGDSLVFKASLPHRWRNIHQGTTLVLWVVSPAPQVE; this is translated from the coding sequence ATGGTCAAGAAAATCATTGGGAAAAAACTAAAAGACACCCGGCTGAAAAACGATATGACAATTCAAGATCTAGCTGAAAGGTCGCGGGTTTCGTCCAATATGATTTCAAGGATAGAGCGTGGCCTTACCATCCCCTCCGTTGAGATCCTCATGAGGCTCGCCAACGCTTTTGGTATGAGTATCAGTTATTTTGTCGAAGAGGCGGAAAAAGGCTCAACCCAGGTTTTTACTCCCAAGGGAAAAGGGGAACCCATTTTCTTTTTTGAAGACAAGCACCAGATAACAAGCCTTACGCAAGGGATCCGTGATCCCAGTTTTACCGTTTTTTATGACACCATTGAAGAGGGGTGCAGCAGTGGTGAAGGGGGAATGGTTCATACTGGTGAAGAGTTTGCCCAAGTTGTTGAGGGATCACTGGAATTTGTTATTGACGGGAACCGCTATGTGCTTAACGAAGGGGATAGTCTTGTATTCAAGGCGTCACTGCCGCATCGATGGCGCAATATACATCAAGGGACTACCCTGGTTCTGTGGGTAGTGTCTCCCGCGCCCCAGGTTGAGTAG
- the bioB gene encoding biotin synthase BioB, producing the protein MTKRPLDITEKVLAGERLNRDEALAILKAEGSELGYFFAGAQRIKEKYHSGKVSLCAIINAKSGICPENCAFCAQSSYYQTDAPVFPLKDVDEIFSGAQFAQQAGAHCYGIVTSGTAINGGDELQTILKAVRKIRQELAIEPSASLGLLDHESARALAEAGCITYHHNLETAPSFFPEICTTHPYEADLATVRFAKSAGMRVCSGGILGLGETLDQRIELAETLRDLEVDSVPINFLAPVKGTPLENSQPIAPMDCLRAIAMFRFILPDRSIRVCGGREKNLREMQSMIFMAGANGVMVGNYLTVHGRNIQDDKQMIMDAEGTVHEF; encoded by the coding sequence ATGACAAAGAGGCCCCTGGACATAACCGAGAAGGTTCTTGCCGGAGAAAGATTGAACAGAGACGAGGCCTTGGCCATCCTGAAGGCAGAGGGCTCTGAGCTTGGTTATTTTTTTGCCGGTGCGCAACGCATTAAGGAAAAGTACCATAGCGGCAAAGTATCCCTGTGTGCCATCATAAATGCCAAATCCGGCATATGTCCTGAAAACTGTGCTTTTTGTGCCCAGTCTTCTTATTACCAGACAGATGCTCCTGTTTTTCCTCTCAAAGACGTGGATGAGATTTTCTCGGGAGCCCAATTCGCTCAACAGGCTGGTGCTCATTGCTATGGCATCGTCACCAGCGGCACAGCCATAAATGGAGGCGATGAACTGCAAACGATTTTGAAAGCTGTTCGCAAAATCCGGCAGGAGCTAGCCATCGAGCCATCGGCCTCTTTGGGGTTGCTGGACCATGAATCAGCTCGCGCTCTCGCCGAGGCCGGCTGTATCACCTACCACCACAATCTTGAAACCGCCCCATCCTTTTTCCCTGAAATCTGCACCACACACCCCTATGAGGCAGACCTGGCTACTGTACGCTTTGCCAAGTCTGCAGGGATGCGCGTGTGCAGTGGAGGCATCCTGGGACTCGGCGAGACGCTCGATCAGCGCATTGAACTGGCGGAAACACTGCGTGACCTCGAGGTGGACTCCGTCCCCATCAATTTCCTTGCCCCGGTCAAGGGAACTCCGCTGGAGAATTCCCAGCCCATCGCTCCGATGGACTGCCTGCGGGCCATTGCCATGTTTCGCTTTATTTTGCCGGATCGAAGCATTAGAGTGTGCGGAGGCCGTGAAAAAAATCTGCGTGAGATGCAGTCAATGATTTTCATGGCCGGAGCCAACGGTGTCATGGTAGGCAATTATCTGACGGTGCATGGTCGGAATATCCAGGATGACAAGCAGATGATTATGGATGCAGAGGGGACAGTCCATGAATTCTAA